CCGATTGCGAAACCTTTGCCGGTTGCGGCAGTCGTGTTGCCTAATGAATCGAGCGCATCGGTCTTTTTGCGAATCTCTGGCCCCAGTTCGCTCATCTCTGCGTTGCCGCCGGCGTTGTCGGCTATCGGCCCGTAGGCGTCAGTCGCAAGCGTAATACCAAGCGTCGCCAGCATTCCCACCGCGGCAAAGCCGATGCCGTATAATCCAATCGCCATATCGGCAAACCCGCCCGCAAACGCATAAGCAGCAATAATGCAGATTGCTATCGTCAGCACTGGCAGCCCCGACGACATCATTCCGTTTGCAAAGCCGGTGATGAGGACCGTGCCCGAACCCATTTGTGCCTGTTCGGCTATCTCGCGGGTCGGCCTGTATTCATCGGAGGTATAGTATTCTGTAAATTGACCTATCAGAACACCCGCGACCAGACCGGAAACTACCGAGCCGAAAATACCCCAGCTTATCCAATCCGTCATTGCGAGCAGTGCCACAGCGACAATTATCAGGAACGAGCTGCTCAGCGTTCCTGTAAGCAAGGCCCGCAGAAGATTTTTCTGTGATGCGTCTTCTTTGCAGCGAACCATAAAGATACCGATAATTGAAAGAATCGTCCCAAGACCCGCGACCAGCATCGGGGCAAGCACTGCCTTGTAGGGGTCCATACCTTTGGCCGAAAGAACATTGACCGTAAGGGCCGCTCCAAGGGCCGAGGTGGCGAGAATCGAACCGACGTAGCTTTCGAACAGGTCCGCCCCCATACCCGCTACGTCGCCGACGTTATCTCCGACGTTATCTGCGATTGTCGCGGGATTGCGAGGGTCGTCCTCAGGAATACCAGCCTCGACCTTTCCGACAAGGTCAGCTCCAACGTCAGCGGCCTTTGTATAAATGCCGCCGCCTACACGGGCAAACAACGCCTGTGTTGATGCGCCCATTCCAAATGTAATCATCGTCGTGGTAATCTCCGTCAGTTTGTGGGCGGGATCCATACCGGCCTTGACCAGCGTAAGACCCCATAGAACCAGGCCGTTTTGCATATGCTCAGGCGTATAAACTATCTGGTCCAAAAGCCAGTACCAGAACGCTATGTTAAGCAATCCGAAGCTGACGACAACCATACCCATCACAGCCCCGGAGCGAAAAGCCACCTGCAACGCCCTGTTCAAGCTGTGCATCGCGCCCTGGGCCGTCCTGCTCGACGCATTTGTTGCCGTCTTCATTCCAAAGAAACCTGAAAGTGCGCTGAAAAATCCCGCTGTTATAAACGCCACGGGCACAAAAGGATTCTGGATGCCGATATAGGCGAGCCAGACAAATAACGCAAACAATGCCAAAAACACCAGGGCCACAACTTTGTATTGACTGAACAGATACGCGTACGCGCCTTCACGCACGTATGAAGCGATTGTCTCCATTTTTTCATTGCCCTTCGGGGCGGCCATCATCGTCTTGTAGAAGTAATATGCGACAATCAGACCCAGCACCGAGCTAATCGGCGCAACCCACCAAGCCCAAGGGATAGCATCCACCACGCTGGCAGCCGTAGCCGCCTCAGTTTCAGCCGCAAGGCACGTCGTTGCAAACGCCAGCACGCATCCTGCAATTCCAATCTTTCCAGCTTTCACTTTTTGCACTCCTTACCAATACATCTTAATGTTTATCCGCCTATGGCGGATTTGTTCGTGAACGTAAAACGTAGAAGTCTAATAAATCGAGGTTCACTTTTCAAGCATTTTCCTAACAAAAAACCGCACCACACTTTGACCCGCTAACTCCGATTGGCTGACTTTTCATGTGCGGCAGTTTGTGTCAATCCGCATTTATTCGGTGCTTTGGATTACAACTGGAGCAGCGGTACCTCCAGGATGCTTTTGCACACCTAAACAGTGCTTTACTTCTGTTCTATTGGTAAATACAATTACTGTTTTTGAAGGTCAAAGGAACTTTCTTATGAGCTCTCACGAAAAGAATAAACTTGAAGGCATCGTAAATTATTTTTGCAGAATACATCCGGTCAGGCACGTCGTACTGGGTTATTTGGCATATATTCTTATCGGCTGGGCGCTGCTTTGTCTCCCCTTTATGCAGCGGTCGGGCAGTATCGCCCATTGTCTTGACCATTTGTTTATTTCCACCTCGGCAGTTTCAACAACAGGATTAGTTACTGTTAGCATATCTGGGACGTATAACCTTTTGGGACAGATTATAGTGTTAGTTCTGATTCAGCTCGGCGGAATCGGTTATATGACTTTTGGCTCGTTTATCTTTCTGGCTCGGAGTAAACCATTGAGTAAAATTCGTATGGATGTAGCCAATGCGGTCTTTACTTTGCCGGAGTCGTTTAAAGTTTATAAATTCATCAAAAGTGTTATTACTTTTACTGCTCTTATTGAAACCACAGGAGCTGTTCTTCTTTATATAATCTTAAAAAATAAAGGCGTGGATAACGCCCTGTGGTCAGCGATATTTCATAGCGTCTCTTCCTTTTGCACCGCAGGATTTAGTCTGTATGACAACAGCTTTGAGAATTTCTCCGCTGATTTCAGCTTGAACATTGTTATTGCGGCACTGAGTTACCTCGGAGCGGTAGGGTTCATAGTTTTTGTGGACGTATGGCGCAAACTACAAGGCAAAATCGAACGCGTTACCCTAACAACAAAAATTATTCTCTGGGCGACTTTTTACATAAGTATTATCGGCACGTTTATTTTCTTTATAACAGAGCCGTCTATACGACTATTACCTGCCGACAAACGTCTGCTGGCATCGTTTTTCCAGACGATGACTGCAATGACTACAGTAGGGTTTAACACGATACCTGTCGGTGCTATATCGCGGGCCTCTCTTTTACTGCTTACAACCCTTATGGTAATCGGTGCCTCTCCTTCTGGCACAGGCGGCGGATTGAAATCTACCACCTTCTCTGCGCTATGGGGACTTGTAAAAAGTACCCTCAAGGGACAAAAGGAAGTGTCCTTCTGGGGACGGATTGTTCCTGAGTACCGTGTACGGCTGGCTTGCGCGACACTGTGCTTTTATGTAACCTTCTTATTAATAGGAACGTATTTTTTGTCGTTGTGTGACGATGCTTTGGATTTTGAGAAACTGTTGTTTGAAGCAGCCTCAGCTCTGGGAACTGTCGGGCTCAGCACGGGAATTACTTCCTCTGTCACGACTATATCCAAAGTCATCCTTATCAGCCTAATGTATGCCGGCCGACTGGGACCGTTAACATTCGGATTGTCCATGTTTGTCGGCCAGCACGGAAAAACACCGTCAGGGCAAAAACAGCCGGACGACCTGGTGATTTGAAAAGTCTATCAGAAATTTTTTACACGTTATGACCGGCGTTAATCTGCGAAATCCATCGCTAAATTTCCCCATACGCTATCCGTATTTCAATCAAAACCGTTGGTAGTCAAACCCTTAAAATCCATTTTCCCTAAATTTTTTTACTCCTTTTCTCATATCGAGTTACGAGCGACGAGTCACGAACGACGACTAAATTTTTCGCATCAATCGCGCATGTTCGCCCAATTGTATAGAGGCAGTCTACCTGTCTCGCCATAGCCTTTTGGCGACGGCGGATCTTGAAAGGAATTACTAATGAGCGGTTAATAATAATCAATTAATACTGTTTATAATCTACTCTTCTTTTTTCTCTGTGGCTAAAATTTCAGCAGCGGAGATTGTCTGTTTATAGGGGAAAAATCAATCAAAACATATTAATTATGCAAAACGAACCCAATTTTTGAAATGCCTGAAATGCTTGTAACTTTAGTAAATACCGTGACTAACAACTACGAACCACGAACTACCAACTCGAAAAAACAAACCCAAACAAAGCCAATTTTTTACGTATGATAATCAGCGTTAATTGTTACATAACCTTTGCTCAGGTCGCAGCCGTAGCAGAAGTCGCTGCATTTTCCAGCCCCCAAATCCACCGTAATTGTATGTTCTTTCCGCGATATAACTTTAGAGACTTTTTTCGGGCTGAATTCCACAGGCCGACCATTCTTAAAAACTATAATATTCCCGATAGTGCAGGACAGCTTCTTCGGATTCAGCTTAACCCAGGAAGAGCCGACCGCGCAGATAATTCTTCCCCAGTTCGGGTCGCCGCCGTGAATCGCGCATTTTACAAGGTCATAATTCGCTACCGCCCGTGCCGCCTTGGCGGCGTCGGCTTTTGTCGCGGCGCCTTCGATAACGACCTTGAACATCCGCGTCGCGCCTTCTGCATCGAGCGCCATCTGCCGGGCAAGGTCCTGGCACAAATCGACAAGCGATTTGGCGAATTTCTTATACCCAGGCCCCTGCTTAGCAATCAGCGTATTGCCAGCTATACCGGAAGCAAGAATTATCGCCGTATCGTTGGTGCTTTGATGACCATCGACAGTCAGCTTGTTCAGCGAATCGCCGATAGCAAGTCTAATTGCCTTTGCCAAAAGCGGCTTTGTTATTGCCACATCGGTAGTGATAAAGCAAAGTGTCGTTGCCATATTCGGCGCAATCATACCTGCCCCTTTGACCGTCCCTGCTATCGTAACTTTTTTACCCTGTATTGTAATTCGCCGACAAGCCGTCTTGGGTTTGGTGTCGGTGGTCATAATTGCCTTGGTGAAATCCAGTCCCGCGACAGCGGAATCCCAAAGCTCCCCTATCGCATCTGTAATGCCGGCGGAGACGGCCTTCATCGGCAGCTGCTCGCCAATAATGCCTGTCGAGGCAACGAGGACCTCGTGTGGGTCAACCACAAGATAGCCCGCCGTTTCGGAGCACATCTTGACCGCATTTTTAACTCCCGTTTGGCCGGTGCAGGCGTTTGCATTACCGGAATTAACAACTACTGCATAGATATCTGCGCTTTTAACGTGACGTCTGCTGACCTCAACCGCCGCCGAGGTGATTTTGTTGGTCGTAAAGACCGCCGCCGCCTTTGCACTGGCTGGACAGACAATCAGTCCCAAATCGTGATTGCCCGACTTCTTTATCCCGCACTTCACCCCTGTTGCCAAAAATCCCTTCGGTGCCGTAATTGTATTATTTGCCATTTGCTCTCTCCATCATCGCTATTTAAGGCCGAGTGTTTCTTCAAGGCCGAAAATGATATTCATATTTTGAATCGCCTGGCCGGAAGCGCCTTTTACCAGATTATCAATCGCCGAGAAAACTACGATTCTGTCCTTTACACAGGCAGGATATACGTGACAATAATTTGTCCCTGCAACATTTTTAACGGCAGGCGCCTCCGTACAAACCTGCACAAACGTCTCGCCGGCGTAAAAATCTTTATAGAGCTTGCCCAACTGTTCGCCGGTTGTTTTCTTCTTCGGCTGGCAATATACCGTCGAGAGGATTCCTCTGTCGAAAGGTCCTGCGTGCGGCTGGAACAACATTTGAACATCACTGCCGGCGATTTCACCTGCGATTTGCTCCATCTCAGGCATATGACGGTGCGTACCTATGCCGTAAGCAAAAATGTTCTCGTTCATATTCGGAAAATGAAATTTAACCGATGGGTTTTTACCCGCTCCCGATGTTCCGGTTACAGCGTTGACGATAATCGAATCGGTCTCAATGAGACCATTCTTCAGCAGCGGTGCAATTGCCAAGAGTGCTCCTGTGGGAAAACAACCCGGATTGGCAATCAAACTGGCGCCTTTTATCTGGTCACGGAACAATTCCGGCAGGCCATAAACCGCATG
The sequence above is a segment of the Phycisphaerae bacterium genome. Coding sequences within it:
- a CDS encoding sodium-translocating pyrophosphatase; this translates as MPWAWWVAPISSVLGLIVAYYFYKTMMAAPKGNEKMETIASYVREGAYAYLFSQYKVVALVFLALFALFVWLAYIGIQNPFVPVAFITAGFFSALSGFFGMKTATNASSRTAQGAMHSLNRALQVAFRSGAVMGMVVVSFGLLNIAFWYWLLDQIVYTPEHMQNGLVLWGLTLVKAGMDPAHKLTEITTTMITFGMGASTQALFARVGGGIYTKAADVGADLVGKVEAGIPEDDPRNPATIADNVGDNVGDVAGMGADLFESYVGSILATSALGAALTVNVLSAKGMDPYKAVLAPMLVAGLGTILSIIGIFMVRCKEDASQKNLLRALLTGTLSSSFLIIVAVALLAMTDWISWGIFGSVVSGLVAGVLIGQFTEYYTSDEYRPTREIAEQAQMGSGTVLITGFANGMMSSGLPVLTIAICIIAAYAFAGGFADMAIGLYGIGFAAVGMLATLGITLATDAYGPIADNAGGNAEMSELGPEIRKKTDALDSLGNTTAATGKGFAIGSAALTAMALLAANIEEIKIWIGRFASESPDGVYKVGTVLFSSPGREVEGAVNVATAHITDFLAAYQLTIMNPRLLAGLFIGSMMAFLFCALTMKAVGRSAGRIVEEVRRQFREMPGIMTGKTKPDYARCVSIVTQGAQKEMILPSFLAILVPIAVGIILGIPGVMGLLAGGLTCGFVLAVTLNNAGGAWDNAKKYIEKGNLGGKGSPAHKAAVVGDTVGDPFKDTSGPSLNILIKLMSMVSLVFTGVILKFAPVVGEWLHLR
- a CDS encoding potassium transporter TrkG yields the protein MSSHEKNKLEGIVNYFCRIHPVRHVVLGYLAYILIGWALLCLPFMQRSGSIAHCLDHLFISTSAVSTTGLVTVSISGTYNLLGQIIVLVLIQLGGIGYMTFGSFIFLARSKPLSKIRMDVANAVFTLPESFKVYKFIKSVITFTALIETTGAVLLYIILKNKGVDNALWSAIFHSVSSFCTAGFSLYDNSFENFSADFSLNIVIAALSYLGAVGFIVFVDVWRKLQGKIERVTLTTKIILWATFYISIIGTFIFFITEPSIRLLPADKRLLASFFQTMTAMTTVGFNTIPVGAISRASLLLLTTLMVIGASPSGTGGGLKSTTFSALWGLVKSTLKGQKEVSFWGRIVPEYRVRLACATLCFYVTFLLIGTYFLSLCDDALDFEKLLFEAASALGTVGLSTGITSSVTTISKVILISLMYAGRLGPLTFGLSMFVGQHGKTPSGQKQPDDLVI
- the argJ gene encoding bifunctional glutamate N-acetyltransferase/amino-acid acetyltransferase ArgJ, with amino-acid sequence MANNTITAPKGFLATGVKCGIKKSGNHDLGLIVCPASAKAAAVFTTNKITSAAVEVSRRHVKSADIYAVVVNSGNANACTGQTGVKNAVKMCSETAGYLVVDPHEVLVASTGIIGEQLPMKAVSAGITDAIGELWDSAVAGLDFTKAIMTTDTKPKTACRRITIQGKKVTIAGTVKGAGMIAPNMATTLCFITTDVAITKPLLAKAIRLAIGDSLNKLTVDGHQSTNDTAIILASGIAGNTLIAKQGPGYKKFAKSLVDLCQDLARQMALDAEGATRMFKVVIEGAATKADAAKAARAVANYDLVKCAIHGGDPNWGRIICAVGSSWVKLNPKKLSCTIGNIIVFKNGRPVEFSPKKVSKVISRKEHTITVDLGAGKCSDFCYGCDLSKGYVTINADYHT
- the argC gene encoding N-acetyl-gamma-glutamyl-phosphate reductase, translating into MIRVAIIGASGYTGAESIEIILRHNEAELTYLSALPEECGAVEEVFPRFKGRCGLQIEPLDIDKLSGLADVALCCLPHKVSMGFVPKLLKAGLKVVDFSADYRIKNTEVYEKFYQVKHTDTANLKHAVYGLPELFRDQIKGASLIANPGCFPTGALLAIAPLLKNGLIETDSIIVNAVTGTSGAGKNPSVKFHFPNMNENIFAYGIGTHRHMPEMEQIAGEIAGSDVQMLFQPHAGPFDRGILSTVYCQPKKKTTGEQLGKLYKDFYAGETFVQVCTEAPAVKNVAGTNYCHVYPACVKDRIVVFSAIDNLVKGASGQAIQNMNIIFGLEETLGLK